In Vogesella indigofera, a single window of DNA contains:
- a CDS encoding flagellar basal body L-ring protein FlgH, which yields MHRVISLLLPLLLAACTTPSVVQLPTSSYPQLRPLLAQDSGGGIFNPATARLFFETQIAKHVGDSIVVTIEEDVSSSSSRQLNDKASGATSINGPGALHTMPGLIKQLFEVDVDSDYSINDNGQSSVKNSNKVNGNIMVSVLDVLPNGYLVVGGDKAVLVNGKQSVLRFSGIVNGNHIQPGNSISSKYVINARLDQVNQNMPLDAGVLAWVQLLFGAAVSLY from the coding sequence ATGCACCGTGTCATCTCCCTGCTGTTGCCGCTGCTGCTGGCGGCCTGTACCACGCCGTCGGTGGTGCAGCTGCCGACCAGCAGCTACCCGCAGTTGCGACCGCTGCTGGCACAGGACAGCGGCGGCGGCATCTTCAACCCGGCCACCGCGCGGCTGTTCTTCGAGACCCAGATCGCCAAGCACGTCGGCGACAGCATCGTGGTCACCATCGAGGAGGACGTCAGCAGCAGCAGCAGCCGGCAGCTGAACGACAAGGCCAGCGGCGCCACCAGCATCAACGGCCCCGGCGCGCTGCACACCATGCCGGGGCTGATCAAGCAGCTGTTCGAGGTCGATGTCGACTCCGACTACAGCATCAACGACAACGGCCAGAGCAGCGTCAAGAACAGCAACAAGGTCAACGGCAACATCATGGTGTCGGTGCTGGACGTGCTGCCCAACGGCTATCTGGTGGTCGGTGGCGACAAGGCGGTGCTGGTCAACGGCAAGCAGAGCGTGCTGCGCTTCTCCGGCATCGTCAACGGCAACCACATCCAGCCCGGCAACAGCATCTCGTCGAAGTACGTGATCAACGCGCGGCTGGACCAGGTCAACCAGAACATGCCGCTGGACGCCGGCGTGCTGGCGTGGGTGCAGTTGCTGTTCGGCGCCGCGGTCAGCCTGTACTGA
- a CDS encoding response regulator → MISSSPALTVAPGAASVMLHVLVVDDDEDIRSLICQYLHGYAMSCVGVGNGRAMREAMASRQFDVIVLDLMLPGESGLTLCKEIRSQSAVPILMISAHGEPIERIISLEVGADDFVSKPFDIRELVARIHSVLRRTQAGRQPAASHGSDKPPRQIQFGDWRLNVGLRQLQDKQGVVIPLSNAEFRLLSVLLQRPRTILDRELLLDLTRGCTVDAFDRSIDILISRLRHKLQDDPRNPHLIRTVRGEGYILDAATSCL, encoded by the coding sequence ATGATTTCCAGCAGTCCCGCCCTTACCGTCGCCCCCGGCGCCGCGTCTGTCATGCTGCACGTGCTGGTGGTGGACGACGACGAAGACATCCGCAGCCTGATCTGCCAGTACCTGCACGGCTACGCAATGAGCTGCGTCGGCGTCGGCAACGGCCGCGCCATGCGCGAGGCGATGGCCAGCCGCCAGTTCGACGTCATCGTGCTCGACCTGATGCTGCCCGGCGAAAGCGGGCTGACGCTGTGCAAGGAGATCCGCAGCCAGTCCGCGGTGCCGATCCTGATGATCAGCGCCCACGGCGAGCCGATCGAACGCATCATCAGCCTGGAAGTCGGCGCCGACGACTTCGTCAGCAAGCCGTTCGACATCCGCGAGCTGGTGGCGCGCATCCACTCGGTGCTGCGCCGCACCCAGGCCGGGCGCCAGCCGGCCGCCAGCCACGGCAGCGACAAGCCGCCACGCCAGATCCAGTTCGGCGACTGGCGCCTCAACGTCGGCCTGCGCCAGCTGCAGGACAAGCAGGGCGTGGTGATCCCGCTGTCCAACGCCGAATTCCGCCTGCTGTCGGTACTGCTGCAGCGGCCGCGCACCATCCTCGACCGCGAGCTGCTGCTGGACCTGACCCGCGGCTGTACCGTCGACGCCTTCGACCGCAGCATCGACATCCTGATCTCGCGCCTGCGCCACAAGCTGCAGGACGACCCGCGCAACCCGCACCTGATCCGCACCGTGCGCGGCGAGGGCTACATCCTGGACGCGGCGACCAGCTGCCTGTGA
- a CDS encoding uracil-DNA glycosylase: MTYLAPALAALPAAWQQVLATPAISAQLAAIDAKLAERAAAGAVIYPPRELVFNALRHVAPADIRVVIIGQDPYHGAGEAMGLSFSVPDGVKIPPSLRNIYKEQLSDLGLPPPASGNLTHWAAQGVLLLNASLTVEADRAGSHGKLGWQPVTDALIDAVNAANPGCVFLLWGNWAHGKAERIDAARHCVLKAAHPSPLSASRGFLGCRHFSQANRWLAERGRGEIAWGGAVAQGGLF, from the coding sequence ATGACTTATCTCGCCCCCGCCCTTGCCGCCCTGCCTGCAGCCTGGCAGCAGGTGCTGGCAACGCCGGCCATCAGCGCACAACTGGCTGCGATCGACGCAAAACTGGCGGAGCGCGCCGCCGCCGGCGCGGTGATCTACCCGCCGCGCGAGCTGGTGTTCAACGCGCTGCGCCACGTGGCGCCGGCCGACATCCGCGTGGTGATCATCGGCCAGGACCCGTACCACGGCGCCGGCGAGGCGATGGGGCTGAGTTTCTCGGTGCCGGACGGGGTGAAGATCCCGCCCAGCCTGCGCAACATCTACAAGGAACAGCTCAGCGACCTCGGCCTGCCGCCGCCGGCCAGCGGCAACCTGACGCACTGGGCGGCGCAGGGCGTGCTGCTGCTGAATGCCTCGCTGACGGTGGAAGCCGACCGCGCCGGCAGTCACGGCAAGCTCGGCTGGCAGCCGGTGACCGACGCGCTGATCGACGCGGTGAACGCGGCCAATCCCGGCTGTGTGTTTCTGCTGTGGGGCAACTGGGCGCACGGCAAGGCCGAGCGCATCGATGCCGCCCGCCACTGCGTGCTGAAGGCGGCGCACCCGTCGCCGCTGTCGGCCAGCCGCGGCTTTCTCGGCTGCCGCCATTTCTCGCAGGCCAACCGGTGGCTGGCCGAGCGCGGCCGCGGCGAGATCGCCTGGGGTGGCGCGGTGGCTCAGGGCGGGCTGTTCTAG
- a CDS encoding rhodanese-like domain-containing protein, whose translation MIREINARELADWLADASRPQPVLLDVREDWEFALCRIAGSRQIPMNLIPLRHNELPDDTPVVTICHHGVRSYQVGLFLENAGFEQVLSLRGGVAAWADEVEPAMARY comes from the coding sequence ATGATCCGCGAAATCAACGCCCGCGAGCTGGCCGACTGGCTGGCCGACGCTTCCCGCCCGCAGCCGGTGCTGCTCGACGTACGCGAGGACTGGGAGTTCGCGCTGTGCCGCATAGCCGGTTCGCGCCAGATTCCGATGAACCTGATCCCACTGCGCCACAACGAGCTGCCGGATGACACCCCGGTGGTGACCATCTGCCACCACGGCGTGCGCAGCTACCAAGTTGGCCTGTTTCTGGAGAACGCCGGCTTCGAGCAGGTGCTGAGCCTGCGCGGCGGCGTGGCGGCGTGGGCGGACGAGGTCGAGCCGGCGATGGCGCGCTACTGA
- a CDS encoding protein-L-isoaspartate O-methyltransferase family protein, with amino-acid sequence MNFEQARFNMVEQQIRPWDVLDTSILDLLFHVKREDFVGTDKRALAFVDTQLPLDNGCTMLEPKVEARLVQDLQVKASDKVLEIGTGSGYLTALLAAVGQHVYSVDIDAQQLQQAAANLKTAGIKNVTLSQGNGIDGLAAQAPFDVICVGGSVPVVPEALKAQLAVGGRMAVIVGDAPVMVAKIITRVSETAYQESVSFDTNIARLQQLDAIEPSRFSF; translated from the coding sequence ATGAATTTCGAACAAGCCCGCTTCAATATGGTTGAGCAACAGATCCGTCCGTGGGACGTGCTCGACACCTCCATTCTCGATCTGCTGTTCCACGTGAAACGCGAAGATTTTGTCGGTACCGACAAGCGTGCGCTGGCCTTTGTCGACACCCAGCTGCCGCTGGACAACGGCTGCACCATGCTGGAGCCGAAAGTCGAAGCCCGCCTGGTACAGGACCTGCAGGTGAAAGCCAGCGACAAGGTGCTGGAAATCGGCACCGGCAGCGGCTACCTGACCGCACTGCTGGCCGCCGTCGGTCAGCACGTGTACAGCGTCGACATCGACGCGCAGCAGCTGCAGCAGGCTGCGGCCAACCTCAAAACCGCCGGCATCAAGAACGTGACGCTGAGCCAGGGCAACGGTATTGACGGCCTGGCGGCGCAGGCGCCGTTCGATGTGATCTGCGTCGGCGGTTCGGTACCGGTGGTGCCGGAAGCGCTGAAGGCGCAGCTGGCTGTCGGCGGCCGCATGGCGGTAATCGTCGGCGACGCGCCGGTAATGGTCGCCAAGATCATCACCCGCGTGTCCGAAACCGCGTATCAGGAAAGCGTCAGCTTCGACACCAATATCGCGCGCCTGCAGCAGCTGGACGCGATCGAACCGTCGCGCTTCAGCTTCTGA
- the thiC gene encoding phosphomethylpyrimidine synthase ThiC, which produces MVVDAAAIAPLPNSRKIYVEGSRPDIRVPMREISQADTPTQFGGEQNPPIYVYDCSGPYSDPQAQINIQNGLAPLRAAWIAERDDTELLAGLSSDYGRQREADPKLADLRFNLQRKPRRAKVGRNVSQMHYARQGIITPEMEYVAIRENLNRQAYVESLKTAGGKNDRLLELMTRQHPGHSFGANLPDTITAEFVRQEIAAGRAIIPNNINHPESEPMIIGRNFLVKINGNIGNSAVTSSISEEVDKMTWGIRWGADTIMDLSTGKNIHETREWILRNSPVPIGTVPIYQALEKVNGKAEDLTWEIFKDTLIEQAEQGVDYFTIHAGVRLQYVPLTAGRMTGIVSRGGSIMAKWCLAHHQENFLYTHFEDICEIMKAYDVAFSLGDGLRPGSAWDANDAAQLGELKTLGELTQIAWKHDVQVMIEGPGHVPMQLIKENMDKELEWCHEAPFYTLGPLTTDIAPGYDHITSAIGAAQIGWYGTAMLCYVTQKEHLGLPNKNDVKEGIITYKLAAHAADLAKGHPGAQIRDNALSKARFEFRWEDQFNLGLDPDKAREFHDETLPKDSAKVAHFCSMCGPHFCSMKITQDVREFAAKQGISEQDALQKGMEVKSIEFVKGGGKLYDKV; this is translated from the coding sequence ATGGTGGTCGATGCCGCCGCCATCGCGCCGCTGCCGAATTCCCGCAAGATCTACGTCGAGGGCAGCCGCCCCGACATCCGCGTGCCGATGCGCGAGATCAGCCAGGCCGACACCCCGACCCAGTTCGGCGGCGAGCAGAACCCGCCGATCTACGTCTACGACTGCAGCGGCCCTTACAGCGACCCGCAAGCCCAGATCAATATCCAGAACGGCCTCGCCCCGCTGCGCGCGGCGTGGATCGCCGAGCGCGACGACACCGAGTTGCTGGCCGGCCTGTCCAGCGACTACGGCCGCCAGCGCGAAGCCGACCCCAAGCTCGCCGACCTGCGCTTCAACCTGCAGCGCAAACCGCGCCGCGCCAAGGTTGGCCGCAACGTCAGCCAGATGCACTACGCGCGGCAGGGCATCATCACCCCGGAGATGGAATACGTCGCCATCCGCGAAAACCTCAACCGCCAGGCGTATGTCGAGAGCCTGAAAACGGCCGGCGGCAAGAACGACCGCCTGCTGGAGCTGATGACCCGCCAGCACCCCGGCCACAGCTTCGGCGCCAACCTGCCGGACACCATCACCGCGGAATTCGTGCGCCAGGAAATCGCCGCCGGCCGCGCCATCATCCCCAACAACATCAACCATCCGGAATCCGAGCCGATGATCATCGGCCGCAACTTCCTGGTGAAGATCAACGGCAACATCGGCAACAGCGCAGTAACGTCGTCGATCAGCGAAGAAGTGGACAAGATGACCTGGGGCATCCGCTGGGGCGCCGACACCATCATGGACCTGTCCACCGGCAAGAACATTCACGAAACCCGCGAATGGATCCTGCGTAACAGCCCGGTACCGATCGGCACCGTGCCGATCTACCAGGCGCTGGAAAAGGTCAACGGCAAGGCCGAAGACCTAACCTGGGAAATCTTCAAGGACACCCTGATCGAGCAGGCGGAGCAGGGCGTCGATTACTTCACCATCCACGCCGGTGTGCGCTTGCAGTACGTACCGCTGACCGCCGGACGCATGACCGGCATCGTGTCGCGTGGCGGCTCGATCATGGCCAAGTGGTGCCTGGCGCATCACCAGGAAAACTTCCTGTACACCCACTTCGAGGACATCTGCGAGATCATGAAGGCCTACGACGTGGCCTTCTCGCTGGGCGACGGCCTGCGCCCGGGCAGCGCCTGGGACGCCAACGACGCCGCGCAGCTGGGCGAGCTGAAGACGCTGGGCGAGCTGACCCAGATCGCGTGGAAACATGATGTGCAGGTGATGATCGAAGGCCCCGGCCACGTACCGATGCAGCTGATCAAGGAGAACATGGACAAGGAGCTGGAGTGGTGCCACGAGGCGCCTTTCTACACCCTGGGGCCGCTGACCACCGACATCGCACCGGGCTACGACCACATTACCAGTGCGATTGGTGCAGCGCAGATTGGCTGGTACGGCACCGCCATGCTGTGCTACGTGACGCAGAAGGAACACCTGGGCCTGCCGAACAAGAATGACGTGAAGGAAGGCATCATCACCTACAAGCTGGCCGCGCACGCCGCCGATCTGGCCAAGGGCCATCCGGGCGCGCAGATTCGCGACAACGCGCTGTCCAAGGCGCGCTTCGAGTTCCGCTGGGAAGACCAGTTCAACCTCGGCCTCGATCCGGACAAGGCCCGCGAATTCCACGACGAGACGCTGCCGAAAGACAGCGCCAAGGTGGCGCACTTCTGCTCGATGTGCGGTCCGCACTTCTGTTCGATGAAGATCACGCAAGATGTGCGCGAATTCGCCGCCAAACAGGGCATCAGCGAACAGGACGCGCTGCAGAAGGGTATGGAAGTGAAATCGATCGAGTTCGTGAAAGGCGGCGGCAAGCTGTACGACAAGGTGTAA
- a CDS encoding tetratricopeptide repeat protein, with amino-acid sequence MKSVLFSLLLCMPLALPAQAADIKQLLQDGYYQLALQQASQALQQLPADDSTGQLRAQIDLANATREHRQPAQAEQMFKALLQDNRQISPGSLLEAEVQDGLAAVYMDLQQAKPASKLYRRILATRQQQLGEQHLDVAQTLNDLGVALGMQDQMSESEKLLKQALQIREQLAGHDSYPVAESLYNLSFNHMVPGQYQQAEPMMIEAIRIKQHVLRPDHPSLTRSMRMLGWLYRKEKRFDEAMAQLQATLAMTQRNGEDSLDQTGRTLRAIADCLQDQGKAMEAEQYYRQALVVLQQALGAKHYAVGQAMNNLGWLLKKNRDSGEGQQLITEGQRIMEAAENQN; translated from the coding sequence ATGAAAAGCGTTTTATTCAGTCTGCTGTTATGTATGCCATTGGCACTGCCCGCACAGGCCGCAGACATCAAACAATTGCTGCAGGACGGCTACTACCAACTGGCACTACAACAGGCCAGCCAAGCATTGCAGCAACTCCCCGCAGATGACTCCACTGGCCAATTACGTGCGCAAATCGATCTGGCCAACGCCACCCGGGAACACCGCCAACCCGCTCAGGCGGAACAAATGTTCAAGGCCTTGCTGCAGGACAACCGCCAGATTTCCCCCGGCAGCCTGCTCGAGGCAGAAGTACAAGATGGACTGGCTGCCGTTTATATGGACCTGCAGCAGGCAAAGCCGGCGAGCAAACTCTACCGGCGCATACTGGCTACGCGTCAGCAGCAACTGGGGGAGCAGCATCTGGACGTTGCCCAGACACTGAATGACCTGGGAGTTGCCCTGGGCATGCAAGACCAGATGTCTGAAAGCGAGAAGCTGCTGAAGCAAGCACTGCAAATACGCGAACAACTGGCAGGGCATGACAGTTACCCTGTGGCAGAAAGCCTGTACAACCTGAGCTTCAATCACATGGTTCCCGGTCAGTACCAACAGGCCGAACCCATGATGATCGAAGCCATCCGTATCAAGCAGCATGTCTTGCGCCCGGACCACCCCAGCCTGACTCGCAGCATGCGCATGCTGGGCTGGTTGTACCGCAAGGAAAAGCGTTTCGACGAAGCCATGGCGCAGTTGCAAGCCACTCTGGCCATGACCCAACGGAATGGCGAAGACTCTCTTGACCAGACGGGCAGAACCTTACGCGCCATCGCTGACTGCCTTCAAGACCAGGGCAAGGCCATGGAAGCGGAACAGTACTACAGACAGGCCTTGGTAGTGCTACAGCAGGCACTGGGAGCAAAACATTATGCCGTCGGACAGGCCATGAACAACCTGGGATGGCTGCTGAAAAAGAACCGCGATAGCGGCGAAGGTCAGCAACTGATCACCGAGGGCCAGCGCATCATGGAAGCTGCGGAAAACCAAAACTGA
- a CDS encoding tetratricopeptide repeat protein, with protein MHIFRPVIPLLFAIACHADSVDDLLRQGNYQQATQQAEAALASATDQPARWQAQRDLARSWLHKDRYQEAGALLQSLLYGPQAVPADSLLYADLLDAWFEILRDSSRYKEADPVGTQALALRIQLLGPQHLLVAESLNNLALLRQYTANYREAIRLHEQALTMRKSLAGESSPEVAESLHNLGTLYDRKKDWSTAEQYLQQTLTLKQQIMPATHPSIRVTKARLAANYINSKHYNRAIPLFEEVLAAEQGSTNSSPLHQAIVLRELADAHQYLRHVEISERYYLQALDLFAANVGKQHYAYAVALNGLGWLYKMNGKPEQGKNMIVESERLFDAIK; from the coding sequence ATGCACATTTTCCGTCCCGTCATCCCCCTGCTTTTCGCCATTGCCTGCCATGCCGACAGTGTTGACGACCTGCTGCGGCAGGGCAATTACCAGCAAGCCACCCAACAGGCAGAAGCGGCGCTTGCCAGCGCCACCGACCAGCCCGCCCGCTGGCAGGCACAGCGAGACCTTGCCCGCAGCTGGCTACATAAGGATCGCTATCAGGAAGCAGGCGCCTTGCTGCAATCCCTGCTGTACGGCCCACAAGCCGTACCAGCCGACTCTCTACTGTATGCCGACCTGCTAGATGCATGGTTCGAAATTCTGCGGGACAGCAGCCGCTACAAAGAGGCAGACCCTGTAGGCACACAGGCCCTTGCCCTGCGCATACAGCTGCTGGGACCGCAGCATCTGCTTGTCGCAGAGTCATTGAACAATCTGGCCTTGTTACGCCAGTACACCGCTAATTACCGCGAAGCCATTCGGTTACATGAGCAGGCGCTTACCATGCGCAAGAGTCTTGCGGGAGAAAGCAGCCCCGAGGTAGCCGAAAGCTTGCATAACCTCGGCACGCTTTATGATCGCAAGAAAGACTGGTCTACTGCCGAGCAGTATTTGCAACAGACCCTGACACTCAAGCAACAAATCATGCCAGCTACCCATCCATCGATACGGGTGACCAAAGCACGTCTTGCTGCCAACTATATCAACAGCAAACACTACAACCGTGCGATTCCACTATTTGAGGAGGTGCTGGCAGCTGAACAGGGAAGTACGAACAGCAGCCCTTTGCACCAGGCTATCGTGTTGCGCGAGTTGGCCGATGCTCATCAGTATCTGCGTCATGTGGAAATATCCGAGCGCTATTATCTACAAGCGCTGGACCTCTTCGCCGCCAATGTCGGGAAGCAGCATTACGCATACGCCGTTGCATTGAACGGGCTGGGCTGGCTGTACAAAATGAACGGCAAGCCGGAGCAGGGAAAAAACATGATTGTCGAATCCGAGCGGCTATTCGATGCCATCAAGTAG
- a CDS encoding SEL1-like repeat protein → MNRHFATSVLLTSMLLAAPAMAGLKEGRLAYGKGDFATALQELTPVGEQGNPRVQLLLAEMYRKGQGVVPDLAEAARWYDKAAVQGNVDAQYKLGGLYENGLGVRQDYATAVSWYQKAAAQGSIAAQTSLGLMYQYGRGVPQDLAQASSLFQQAARQGNALARTQLAQISQNGVGVAQNSNQAAVLYRRAAEQGSAEAQYHYANLLLTGKGVPRNLIDAAQWQHKAAQQGYAPAQHALGLMYQNGQGMPQDLAAAATWFGRAAEQGIADAQYALAVLHQNGRGTPRNLALAANWYRKAAEQGHTNAQTALASLYQSGRGVPKDPAQALQWYQKGAELQAASWYRKAAEQGDAEAQYGLGELYEKGNGVNPDLAEAASWYQKAAAQDHLQAQNALGQLYEQGVEVTQSLSDATQWYQKAAEQGDMNAQANLGQLYAQGKGVPQDASQAALWLRKAAEQGHAGAQASLGNLFRQGQGVEQDYFDAAQWYTKAAKQGNAEAQFQLGSLYENGQGVSRDLKLALSWYRKAAAKYQVDALNSLGHAYTAYSYQGIPHNEVLAYALHNLARAQGNALAASKLNQLQHEMKPEQIASAQELSRRMNVAGRLLPELDRQLKSSPRRKAASKTFYAKKSLKRKR, encoded by the coding sequence ATGAACAGACATTTTGCTACTTCCGTCCTTCTGACCAGCATGCTGCTGGCTGCGCCCGCGATGGCAGGTCTGAAAGAAGGCCGTCTTGCCTATGGCAAAGGGGATTTTGCCACCGCCTTGCAAGAGCTGACCCCGGTCGGCGAGCAGGGCAATCCGCGCGTTCAGCTGCTGCTGGCCGAGATGTACCGCAAGGGCCAGGGCGTGGTTCCGGATCTGGCCGAGGCTGCCCGCTGGTATGACAAGGCCGCGGTGCAGGGGAATGTCGACGCCCAGTACAAGCTGGGTGGCCTGTATGAAAACGGCCTCGGAGTGCGTCAGGACTACGCCACCGCCGTTAGCTGGTACCAAAAAGCCGCGGCCCAAGGCAGTATCGCCGCGCAGACCAGCCTCGGCCTGATGTACCAGTACGGCCGCGGCGTGCCGCAGGATCTGGCGCAGGCATCCAGCCTGTTCCAGCAGGCGGCACGGCAGGGCAACGCGCTGGCGCGCACCCAGCTGGCGCAGATCTCGCAGAACGGCGTCGGCGTGGCACAAAACAGCAATCAGGCGGCGGTGCTGTACCGCCGCGCCGCCGAACAGGGCAGCGCCGAGGCGCAGTACCACTACGCCAACCTGCTGCTCACCGGCAAAGGCGTACCGCGCAACCTGATCGATGCCGCGCAGTGGCAGCACAAGGCCGCGCAGCAGGGCTACGCCCCGGCGCAGCACGCACTGGGTCTGATGTACCAGAACGGCCAGGGCATGCCGCAGGATCTGGCCGCCGCCGCAACCTGGTTCGGCCGTGCCGCCGAGCAGGGCATCGCCGACGCCCAATACGCACTAGCGGTGCTGCACCAGAACGGTCGCGGTACACCACGCAATCTTGCGCTGGCGGCCAACTGGTATCGCAAGGCCGCCGAGCAGGGCCACACCAATGCGCAGACGGCACTGGCCAGCCTGTATCAGAGCGGTCGCGGCGTGCCGAAAGACCCGGCGCAGGCGCTGCAGTGGTACCAGAAGGGTGCCGAGCTGCAAGCCGCCAGCTGGTATCGCAAGGCCGCCGAGCAGGGCGATGCCGAGGCGCAGTACGGCCTGGGCGAGCTGTACGAGAAGGGCAACGGCGTGAACCCGGATCTGGCGGAAGCCGCCAGCTGGTACCAGAAAGCCGCGGCGCAGGATCACCTGCAGGCGCAGAACGCGCTCGGCCAGCTGTATGAGCAGGGCGTGGAAGTCACGCAGAGCCTCAGCGACGCCACCCAGTGGTATCAAAAGGCCGCCGAGCAGGGCGACATGAACGCGCAGGCCAACCTCGGCCAGCTGTACGCACAGGGCAAGGGCGTGCCGCAGGACGCCAGCCAGGCCGCGCTGTGGTTGCGCAAGGCGGCAGAGCAGGGCCATGCCGGCGCCCAGGCCAGCCTCGGCAACCTGTTCCGTCAGGGCCAGGGCGTGGAGCAGGACTATTTCGACGCCGCGCAGTGGTACACCAAGGCCGCCAAGCAGGGCAACGCCGAAGCGCAATTCCAGCTCGGCAGCCTGTACGAAAATGGCCAGGGCGTGTCGCGCGACCTGAAACTGGCGCTGAGCTGGTATCGCAAGGCCGCCGCCAAGTACCAGGTCGACGCGCTGAACAGCCTCGGCCATGCCTACACCGCCTACAGCTACCAGGGCATCCCGCACAACGAGGTGCTGGCCTACGCGCTGCACAACCTGGCACGGGCGCAGGGCAATGCGCTGGCCGCCAGCAAGCTGAACCAGCTGCAGCACGAGATGAAGCCGGAGCAGATCGCCAGCGCGCAGGAGCTGTCGCGACGCATGAACGTCGCCGGCCGCCTGTTGCCGGAACTGGATCGCCAGCTGAAGAGCAGCCCCCGCCGCAAGGCCGCCAGCAAGACCTTCTACGCCAAGAAGTCCTTGAAGCGCAAACGCTGA
- the pyrI gene encoding aspartate carbamoyltransferase regulatory subunit yields MTEKVYARNVEALKSGTVIDHIPAGQGLRILRLFQLAEYRERVTVGLNLPSGHMGSKDLIKVENVVLSEEQANELALFAPRGTVSVIEDFAVVRKQKLAIPDTVEGIFACPNSNCVSHVEPVQSHFSVRVTEHDTKMKCKYCEKVFSKDIVVDVR; encoded by the coding sequence ATGACTGAAAAAGTGTATGCCCGCAATGTCGAGGCGCTGAAATCCGGCACCGTGATCGACCACATTCCGGCCGGCCAGGGCCTGCGCATCCTGCGCCTGTTCCAGCTGGCGGAATACCGCGAGCGCGTCACCGTCGGCCTCAACCTGCCCAGCGGCCACATGGGCAGCAAGGACCTGATCAAGGTTGAGAACGTGGTGCTGAGCGAGGAACAGGCCAACGAGCTGGCGCTGTTTGCGCCGCGCGGCACCGTCAGCGTGATCGAGGATTTTGCCGTGGTACGCAAGCAGAAGCTGGCGATCCCGGACACGGTGGAAGGCATTTTTGCCTGCCCCAACTCCAACTGCGTGTCGCACGTGGAGCCGGTGCAGAGCCACTTCAGCGTGCGCGTCACCGAGCACGACACCAAGATGAAGTGCAAGTACTGCGAGAAGGTGTTCAGCAAGGACATCGTGGTCGACGTGCGCTAA
- the pyrB gene encoding aspartate carbamoyltransferase has translation MPNPLYRKHIISIPDFTREELELVVQTAAQLKAAPRGDLLKDRLLATCFFEPSTRTRLSFETAVQRLGGNVIGFADGANTSAKKGETLADTVRIISSYTDAIIMRHPKEGAARVASEFSSVPIINGGDGANQHPSQTLLDLFTLQETQGRLDNLTVAFVGDLKYGRTVHSLAQALSLFGAKFYFVGPEALAMPDYLCEELDERGISYSIAATIEEVIPHIDILYMTRVQRERFDEAEYKKIQGQFVLRADMLRSARPNMKILHPLPRVDEITTDVDATPHAYYFEQAKNGVYARQALLSLVLNETV, from the coding sequence ATGCCCAACCCGCTTTATCGCAAGCACATCATTTCGATACCGGATTTCACGCGCGAGGAACTGGAACTGGTCGTGCAGACGGCGGCACAACTGAAGGCCGCGCCGCGTGGTGACCTGCTGAAGGACCGCCTGCTGGCGACCTGCTTCTTCGAGCCGTCGACCCGTACCCGGCTGTCGTTCGAGACCGCGGTGCAGCGCCTGGGCGGCAACGTGATCGGCTTTGCCGACGGCGCCAACACCTCGGCGAAGAAGGGCGAGACGCTGGCCGACACCGTGCGCATCATCAGCTCCTACACCGACGCCATCATCATGCGCCATCCGAAGGAAGGCGCCGCGCGCGTGGCCAGCGAGTTCTCCAGCGTGCCCATCATCAACGGCGGCGACGGGGCCAACCAGCACCCGTCGCAGACGCTGCTCGACCTGTTCACACTGCAGGAAACCCAGGGCCGTCTCGACAACCTGACGGTGGCCTTTGTCGGTGACCTGAAATACGGCCGCACCGTGCATTCGCTGGCGCAGGCGCTGTCGCTGTTCGGCGCCAAGTTCTACTTCGTCGGCCCCGAGGCACTGGCGATGCCGGACTACCTGTGCGAGGAGCTGGACGAGCGCGGCATCAGCTACAGCATCGCCGCCACCATCGAGGAAGTGATCCCGCACATCGACATCCTGTATATGACCCGCGTGCAGCGCGAGCGCTTCGACGAGGCCGAGTACAAGAAGATCCAGGGTCAGTTCGTGCTGCGTGCCGACATGCTGCGCAGCGCCCGCCCGAACATGAAGATCCTGCACCCGCTGCCACGGGTGGACGAGATCACCACCGACGTCGACGCCACGCCGCACGCCTACTACTTCGAGCAGGCGAAAAACGGTGTCTACGCCCGCCAGGCGCTGCTGTCGCTGGTCCTCAACGAAACGGTGTGA